The Budorcas taxicolor isolate Tak-1 chromosome 2, Takin1.1, whole genome shotgun sequence nucleotide sequence ccctgagaaggtatctaccaacactaacaagtactggtaaccatacttgcctggccttaccttggtgaaatctatttcccagtgctgccctggcccttctccccgatacctcagCCCTGCGTGTTGCctctttcctggcctcatctgttgacatgcCTTACAAGCATGTACTATGTTCTTCACAGTTGTTTGGTGCCGGGGGAATCgcaggcgcgcagtttgaaaaagcatcagagtctttttctctcccagatgagtagacgAGTGTAGATGCTCACAcagttgccgtcccaactgagcagggagtatcaagtaaCCATCggagtctcggtaccatccatccTCTCCTTGTTGGAGGTTGGGACGTTCCTGGATCCAggcaaggtctgtggatgaatactcaggggttgggggcaaagttcccatacctgggggtggaagtccgatcgccaacacCGGAGCGATAAAATCTTCATCAGCCGCTTTTCGAGCTGCAAGATCTGTGGCACGATTTCCTTGTGCCGTGGGGCTGTCCCCTTTTTGATGTCCAGGTACATGTACTATTAACACAGCCCGAGGCAACTGCACAGCCTCCAGAAGTCGACGGATTTCTGGcaagtttttaatctcttttccttcagctgtcaaaaacccccgttcccgatatatcgggccctggatgtgtacggTGCCAAAAGCATAGTGACTGTCAGtaaaaatagttattatttttcctttagctctctctaatgcttgaatcagggcaattaactctgctcTTTGTGCTGAGGTGTCTGGGGAAAGAGTCTCCGCCCATATCGTCCGTCCAGAATCATCTACCACTGCGGCCCCGGCCCATCTCTGTCTATCTTTTACATAGCTGCTTCAATCTGTAAACCAtattagctcactgttatccagtggcgTATCTGTTAAGTCCTTCCGTATTGCCGTTACTCCGGCCAGTATCTCATTgcaatcatggagggggctatccccctccggattgggcaaaagagtagCCAGGGTTTAGAGTGCAGGGCGTTTGAAAATGAATCCGTGAGGTGTCAAGTAGCAGGGCCTGGTAGTGTGTCAAGCGGGCATTGGAAATCCATTTACCCGGGGGTTGTTTCAGAACTCTCTCTATAGCATGaagagtgtagaccaagagtctctgtccataagtcagtttatcagcatcatGGACTAGGAGCGCAGTGGCCGCGATGAttcggaggcaaggtggccatccggctgccactgggtccagtttCTTGGATTGGTAAGCTATGGGACGCTTCCAAGGTCCCCActtctgtgttagtaccccttttcctatcccttgcctttcatctataaataattggaaaggcttagatgggtcaggaagggcaagggcaggagcttccaGCAAGGCACGCCTGAGCTCCTGAAAGGCCGTTTTCATTGACTCAGCCCATTtccagtctttgttttctttggtcccttcatacaggggcctggccttttctgcaaaccccaagatccataatcggcaatatcccacagttcccagaaattctctcacttgtctagggttggccggctcagggatctggaggatggtttctttcatagcctgtgttagccacctctggccctgttttatcttataactgaggtatgtaacctcttgcttggcaatctgggcctttttggcactggccctataacctaaagtccccaaggtttggagaaggtcacctgttgcctttctctgtagccgctgccagcataaggtcatcaacatattgtaataaaacaatggtagggtgttcaacccgatactcacggaggtcttcATCCAAGGCCTTGTTAAACAACGTGggtgagtttttgaaaccctgtggtaatcGAGTCCACGTCAGCTGCACAGGAgtctgaccaccgtcttcctgccattcgaaggcgaagatctcttggcttgcaagggcaagaggcagactgaaaaaggcatcttttaaatctaaaacagtatacCAAACGTAGCTTGGTGGCAAgctgcttagcaatgtataagggttaggaaccgtaggatgaatatcactcacccgtttgttgacCTCTCACAGGCCTTGAActggtctaaaatcagttccctcaggcttctttatgggaAGCAGGGGAGTGTTCCACGGGGACCGGCACTTTCTCAAGACCCCAGCATCTATGAGGCATTGTATGTGAGGAGTAATTCCTTGCCaagcctcttgactcatgggatactgccgCACTCTCACCAGTGtggcactggctttcagttccacaataatagggggcctctgtttggccagtcccattcctgctgtttcagcccaggcctgagggtatctaTGAACCCATGGCTGTACTTCAGGACTTATTgttgctggggcctctggcaagtacagtctgtattcatcctttaatgccagagacaagacctgaagaggatgcccagttccatctaaaactgacacttgcccatggtcgaaatgaatttgggcatttactttagatagtaaatctcttcccagcaagggcgctggacactcaggtatcaccagaaaggaatgggtcacttggtgggcccccaagttcacatgccattttgtagtccatccatatcacttagtcccggttgctccctgcacccagcatacttttcttagacatgggtccatctctttggtttaagactgagtattgagcTCCCatatccaccatgaagccaactggtttcccctccacatttatagttacccaggactcggggaggggcgtcgagccctgacccccctagtcaCTATCCTCACCCGcatagaggatatgactgtctggagagggagtctcgttcttgggatttttgggcccctcttttagatttttcttggggcatttatctttccaatgtccaatCTCCTTACAAAATGCACATTGGTTTTTTTCAAGCTTACGCCTTGCAGGTTTTTCCTCAGTCTTTGAGTCtagctttttccctttttggaacctatttttgttttcaactctGGTGAAAAATATCTGAGCCAGCTCTTTTTGGTTCttacggttttcttcagctctaaattctcttttttcccttctaatgcggtcctctctctcctctggggtctctctatgattgaaaactctctctgctgccctcactagatcttgcaggGACTGTTCACCCagcctctctatcttttgtaactttctcCTAATATCAGGGGCTGCCTGATTCACAAATGCTAGCATAACTGCTGCTCgagactcatctgcctgtgggtccataggagtatactgtctaaaagcttccattatcctttcaaggaaggctgctgggctctcatttggctcttgcctcactgaatttaccttggccaaattagttggctttttGGCGGCCCCTCTAAGGCCAGCCATAAGGATCTGGCGGTACATTCGGAGATGCTCCCTACCTTCAGAGCAttcgaagtcccagttgggtcgcaccaaggggaacccctcctcaatgaggttaggctgtattgtgggcctcccatctaCCCCCAGCACATTCTTCTGAGCTTCTAACAGGATTCACTCGCGCTCCTCTGTAGTGAAAagcacctgtaacagttgctgatAATCATCCCAAGTGGGGTTGTGAGTAAAGAGGATAgattctaaaagatcaataagaccctgcggtttttcagagaaagagggagtctgagttttccaattgtacaaatcactagtggaaaagggccaatactgatatgtccaTTCCCcgccctctctggctggccccgcccgGACCGGAAACGCGTGAACAGTGGAGGAGGGAATTTCCGGGCCTTCTTCTTCCGCTGCGCTGGCCATTTCCCTTGCTCTTCCCCGAATTCCCTGGGCAGGGCCCCCTTCCCTAGGAGGAGCCAAGGGCTCCGCCCTCCTCCGGGCTTCTcccgatgaaacctgtggaacctgtggaagcaagggtgGGTGTGGATCCGCATATGGGGGTGGGAACAATTCGGTCTCCAGATCtatcagattaggatacagagaagattcctggaagaCTGGCTTTGGTTGATTGtcgtccttttttccttctttttcttcggaAGCCTTCATGAATAATACCTGCGGGTTTGGCGAGGTTGGGGTTGgggaagagggacggggaggTT carries:
- the LOC128060614 gene encoding LOW QUALITY PROTEIN: uncharacterized protein LOC128060614 (The sequence of the model RefSeq protein was modified relative to this genomic sequence to represent the inferred CDS: inserted 2 bases in 1 codon; deleted 2 bases in 2 codons; substituted 5 bases at 5 genomic stop codons), whose protein sequence is MGQSTSTPLSLMTDRFSDFKSRAQNLSLLVKKSKLVTFCSAEWPTFDVGWPPEGTFNPQIVQAVKEQVFAPSPAGHPDQTPYILVWQDLVRNLPEWLKPFVLAPPKPPKPPRPSSPTPTSPNPQVLFMKASEEKEGKKDDNQPKPVFQESSLYPNLIDLETELFPPPYADPHPPLLPQVPQVSSGEARRRAEPLAPPREGGPAQGIRGRAREMASAAEEEGPEIPSSTVHAFPVRAGPAREGGEWTYQYWPFSTSDLYNWKTQTPSFSEKPQGLIDLLESILFTHNPTWDDYQQLLQVLFTTEEREXILLEAQKNVLGVDGRPTIQPNLIEEGFPLVRPNWDFECSEGREHLRMYRQILMAGLRGAAKKPTNLAKVNSVRQEPNESPAAFLERIMEAFRQYTPMDPQADESRAAVMLAFVNQAAPDIRRKLQKIERLGEQSLQDLVRAAERVFNHRETPEEREDRIRREKREFRAEENRKNQKELAQIFFTRVENKNRFQKGKKLDSKTEEKPARRKLEKNQCAFCKEIGHWKDKCPKKNLKEGPKNPKNETPSPDSHILYAGEDSDXGGQGSTPLPESWVTINVEGKPVGFMVDMGAQYSVLNQRDGPMSKKSCWVQGATGTKXYGWTTKWHVNLGAHQVTHSFLVIPECPAPLLGRDLLSKVNAQIHFDHGQVSVLDGTGHPLQVLSLALKDEYRLYLPEAPATISPEVQPWVHRYPQAWAETAGMGLAKQRPPIIVELKASATLVRVRQYPMSQEAWQGITPHIQCLIDAGVLRKCRSPWNTPLLPIKKPEGTDFRPVQGLXEVNKRVSDIHPTVPNPYTLLSSLPPSYVWYTVLDLKDAFFSLPLALASQEIFAFEWQEDGGQTPVQLTWTRLPQGFKNSPTLFNKALDEDLREYRVEHPTIVLLQYVDDLMLAAATEXKATGDLLQTLGTLGYRASAKKAQIAKQEVTYLSYKIKQGQRWLTQAMKETILQIPEPANPRQVREFLGTVGYCRLWILGFAEKARPLYEGTKENKDWKWAESMKTAFQELRRALLEAPALALPDPSKPFQLFIDERQGIGKGVLTQKWGPWKRPIAYQSKKLDPVAAGWPPCLRIIAATALLVHDADKLTYGQRLLVYTLHAIERVLKQPPGKWISNARLTHYQALLLDTSRIHFQTPCTLNPATLLPNPEGDSPLHDCNEILAGVTAIRKDLTDTPLDNSELIWFTDXSSYVKDRQRWAGAAVVDDSGRTIWAETLSPDTSAQRAELIALIQALERAKGKIITIFTDSHYAFGTVHIQGPIYRERGFLTAEGKEIKNLPEIRRLLEAVQLPRAVLIVHVPGHQKGDSPTAQGNRATDLAARKAADEDFIAPQHWEIDFTKVRPGKYGYQYLLVLVDTFSGWVEAFPTKGETAMVVAKKILEEIVPRFGLLVTVGSDNGPAFVSQIVQSLALALGTKWKLHCEYSPQSSGQVERMNRTLKETLTKLAIETGGDWVTLLPFALFRARNTPYQLNLTPFEILYGRPPPVCPVFEGKKLPPPTLGQFQEALMALGKVHSCVWKLVREIHEGQNKGTIPSHNIGPGDWVWVKRHHTKALEPKWKGPYVVLLTTPTALKVDGIGPWVHCNHIRPATSAEQEDAKKEWEASAPVQPPEAEAPASSTGPRQLVWTIYG